In Halosegnis marinus, one genomic interval encodes:
- a CDS encoding coiled-coil protein — protein MADSIEDSKNVPLTDEELETDNKGQLIKKAGQLRDRRNDLNQMASERASKRDEFNAKTREKVDEAQEHREKRDELNEQVQEHKEKRNELNAKANELFDKVDQLKDDLELNEGKSVEQLKEEIEDLEFKQQTEVLSTEDERELIEEIEEKREKLSERKEKLDQSGELEELKEKAQEVRAQASEHHQKVTELADEAQEHHNQMIEAYREADEIRDEADEWHEQFVDAQEAADRHHEDFVRVQKRLRELDEEEESEKREAREEKEAEAREEAEEIYQAFQDGETLDTEDLMKLQKTGLL, from the coding sequence ATGGCAGACAGTATTGAAGACAGCAAGAACGTACCGCTCACCGACGAAGAACTCGAAACCGACAACAAAGGCCAGCTCATCAAGAAGGCGGGTCAGCTCCGTGACCGACGGAACGACCTGAACCAGATGGCCTCCGAGCGCGCCTCCAAGCGCGACGAGTTCAACGCCAAGACGCGGGAGAAGGTGGACGAGGCACAGGAGCACCGCGAGAAGCGCGACGAGCTCAACGAGCAGGTCCAGGAGCACAAGGAGAAGCGAAACGAGCTCAACGCCAAGGCCAACGAGCTGTTCGACAAGGTCGACCAGCTCAAGGACGACCTCGAACTGAACGAGGGGAAGTCCGTCGAGCAGCTCAAGGAGGAGATCGAGGACCTCGAGTTCAAACAGCAGACCGAGGTGCTCTCGACCGAGGACGAGCGCGAACTCATCGAGGAGATCGAGGAGAAGCGCGAGAAGCTCTCCGAGCGCAAGGAGAAGCTCGACCAGTCGGGCGAGCTGGAGGAGCTCAAGGAGAAGGCCCAGGAGGTCCGCGCGCAGGCGTCCGAGCACCACCAGAAGGTGACGGAGCTCGCGGACGAGGCCCAGGAGCACCACAACCAGATGATCGAGGCCTACCGCGAGGCCGACGAGATCCGCGACGAGGCCGACGAGTGGCACGAGCAGTTCGTCGACGCCCAGGAGGCCGCCGACCGCCACCACGAGGACTTCGTCCGCGTCCAGAAGCGTCTGCGCGAGCTGGACGAGGAGGAGGAGTCCGAGAAGCGCGAGGCCCGCGAGGAGAAGGAGGCCGAGGCCCGCGAGGAGGCCGAGGAGATATACCAGGCCTTCCAGGACGGCGAGACGCTCGACACCGAGGACCTGATGAAGCTGCAGAAGACCGGCCTGCTGTAA